TCGTTCTGGTCCAACTTTTTGATAACCCGGCAGCCGACAGTAAACGGTGATATTGCGAATCATCAAACGGCATATGCCAGGCGATAGCAATTGCCTCCCGCACGCTGACGTCGCTCACGCGTGACGCCAGGATCAACGGCGCGTCTGCAGATACCAGCCCTGCCGCGACGACGCTGCACAGCCAGCCCGTCTTACCTGCATCCTGCATCTGGCAGGCCATATCGCTGATGCCAAAATGGAAATTCAACTTAAAGCACGGCGAGCGCGGCTGTGTGACCTGAATCAACGCCTCTCCCCACTGGAAAATGTCACCAATATACACATTCTCTTCAGTCAGCCCCTCAGTAGAGAGGTTCTCACCAAACGCGGGCGCGACAAATAGCTCCGCCTGCTCCGGAAACGCTTGTCTCCAGTGCTGATAGTGTTCACGCGGATAGTGACACAGCGCGCGATCCGGCCCGCCATGAATTTTCGCTTCCGCCTGTTCATCTCCCGTCAGCCCCAGTTCGGTCAGCATCAGCTCGCCGTCAATCTGGACTTTAGCAATCGCGCTGGGACGGCTTCCCGTGTAGTCCCGAACTTTGCCCGTAAAAACATCGACCGGATATCGCATCTGTTCCCTCTCCCGATAAATTTCCCCCATTACACCACATTTATTTTACCCCAGTCGCTCAAAATGAGAGCACGGTTCACATGAAACTTAGGGACACATGCTATCAATGTAAGCTGGTTTTGAAACATCATTTCAAATAAGGAGTCGACAACGTGACTGATCAATCGCAATTTGCTGGCGTCTGGTGTCCTTCCATTACGCCAATGGACAATGACGGTAAGATCGATCTCAACGGTCTAAGCCAGCATCTCAAACGCCTTACCGAGGCCAAAATCGACGTGATTTTGCTGATGGGCAGCATCGGGGAATTTGCTTCCTTTACGCTCGAAGAAAGGCTGCTGCTGATCCGCGAGGCCCGCGCCATGAGCTCGCTGAAGATGGTCGCCAACGTCTCATCCACCTGCCAGAATGATGTATTGTTGATGGCGCAGGAAGCGTATCGCTCAGGTTACGATGCCGTGATGATCCTGCCGCCCTACTACTACGGACAAACGGCGAAACAGCTGCTGAGCTACTTCCGTCAGTTGGGGCAGAAACTCAGCGGCAAATGGTTTGCCTATAACTTCCCGGCACGCACCGGCTGCGATTTAACCCCCGAGCTGGTTGCCTCCCTCGCCGCTGAGTTCCCGAATTTCGCTGGTATCAAAGACACCGTCGACTGCCAGTCTCATACCCGCAGTATGATTCAGACCACCCGCGCCGTGCGGAAGGATTTTGCCGTGCTGTCCGGCTACGACGAATACTATATTCCCAACCTGTTGGCAGGTGGCGCAGGGATTATTTCAGGGTTGAACAACGTCATGCCGGAACTGTTTGTCAGCGCGCGGGAAGCGTTTAAACAGGGCGACCTGGCAGCGCTTCGCGATATTCAGGACCAGATTGGCACCTACATGTCCATCTATGCCATCGGCGAAGATTTTGTCACCACCATCAAAACCGTGGTATCGCGTAAGTTTGGCTATTGCTCCGGCGTGTCACGTAATGCCGGTGGAGAGTTGAACGAGAGTGAGTGTAGAACAATCGATGAGGTGTTTGTCGTCAAAGGGTAAATAATTAAGCCGGATGGTGCAGACCATCCGGCTTAAGAGACTTACTTCACGGTGCCACGAAGATCAATTTCTGCCGCCCTTGCTTTGGCCCTTTTCGACCAGATAGACGTGATAATCGGCACCAGAATGGAGGTCACAATCACCGACGTGGCGACCAGGGAAGTTGCTGCCGGTGCCATCGGTTTAAATGCCGGAACCATTTCAGCAATCAGCACAGGCGTAGCAACCGCCGCCCCCGCAGAACTGGAAGCCGCAATCCCCGCCGTACCATCGCCACCACCAATCAGTTTATCGGCGATAATCAATGGAATACCAGTGATGATAATCACTGCCACGCCCAGCAGAATACCCAGCACGCCGGTCTGAGCAATCACGCTCAAATCAATGGTGTTACCTAATGCGAAGGCAAAGAACGGGATCAGCGTCTGCACGGCCTTACTGAAGAATTCCCGCAGCTCAGGATCCAGATTACCCAGCGCAAAACCAATCAGGAACGGCAATACTGCGCCAACAAATACGTGCGGTTCAAACGACGCGATCCCGGCAGTTCCCAGAATCACCATGGTCATCAGCGGGCCAGACTCCAGCGACATCAGGACAAACGCCCCAGCCTCTTCTTTGGTGCCGTACTGCTGCATAATCGAGGCATACAACCCGCCGTTGGTCATATCCATCGCGGCCACCAGCGCCAGCGTAGACAACCCAGCGAAGAATCCGACCTCTACGCCATGTTCCGGCAGAATGCGTGAGGCAATCGCTGCAACCACCCACGCCACCAGAATCTTGGTTATGACTAACGTACCTGATTTACGCAGCACGGTGCCGGTGGCGCTTAGCTTGATCGACGCCCCCATGCAAAAGAACCAGACCGCCAGGATAGGTACCGTACCGGTGATCATACCGTTGGTAAAGGAGCCGAAGTATTTCCCGGCGCCGGGGGAAAAGGTGTGACACAACGCGCCCAGGAAAAGCGGCACCAGCATCATACCGCCTGGGATTTTCTCTATCGTACGTTTGATCTGCATTTCCATCACCTGTAGACATAAAAATGGGGCAATTTTTATGGGCGATTGCATCTTGCTTTGAGATGCGCCCGTCTTGATGAAAAGAAGATAGACATTCATAGAGACTATAAAAGTGATCCCACTCGCATAATAAAACCTTGTTTCAATTTAAGTGGATCATTGTTTTTATATTGAGTTTGATCACAAAAAAACCCCACAAGCATCGCTTGCAGGGCTTCGTTAAAGCATAGAATTTATTTTTTTGCTGCGAAACGCGCGGCAGCTTCGTCCCAGTTCACGACGTTCCAGAACTCTTTGATGTAGTCCGGGCGACGGTTCTGGAATTTCAGGTAGTAAGCGTGTTCCCAAACATCCAGGCCCACGATTGGGAAACCGGAAGCGCCAGAGATAGCTTCACCCATCAGCGGGGAATCCTGGTTGGCGGTGGAAACAACAGCCAGTTTGTCACCTTTCAGCACCAGCCACGCCCAGCCGGAGCCAAAGCGGGTTGCCGCTGCTTTTTCAAATTCAGCTTTGAAGTTGTCAACGGAGCCAAAGTCACGTTCGATAGCCGCTTTCAGGTCACCCTGCAGCGTAGTACCGGTTTTCAGGCCTTTCCAGAACAGGCTGTGGTTAGCGTGACCGCCCGCGTTGTTACGCAGTACGGTTTTCTTGTCTGCTGGCAGTTGATCCAGTTTGGTGATCAGCTCTTCAGCGGACAGGCTGGCGAATTCTGGCAGGCTTTCCAGCGCAGCGTTCGCGTTGTTTACGTAAGCCTGGTGGTGTTTGGTATGGTGGATTTCCATCGTCTGCTTATCGAAGTGCGGTTCAAGGGCATCATAAGCGTACGGCAGGGATGGCAGTGTATAACTCATAATCATCTCCAGTATTGTCGGGCGGCCTGTGTTAACGCCGCGTAAGCAGTTGGGTCATTATAGTTAATTAAATGATATTGAAAATGATTATCAATGCCGTACTTTTTACAAGGTTTTAATAGCGCATGTTGATTGCTAAAGATGTGAACCGAATCACCCAGTTAACGTGATGATTGCCAACATGCGCAAAATGGCGGCAATCGTTAAAAGGTTAACATCCTGCGTAATTTTTAAACTCGTTTGGTCGGAGGGGTCATTACCGACGATAAAAAATAACGAGGATTAAGTCATGAGTAACGCGATTACGATGGGTATCTTTTGGCATTTGATAGGCGCAGCCAGTGCCGCCTGTTTCTATGCCCCGTTCAAACAAGTCAAACATTGGTCATGGGAAACGATGTGGTCGGTTGGCGGGATCGTCTCTTGGCTTATCCTGCCATGGACCATTAGCGCCATGTTGCTTCCCAATTTCTGGGCCTACTTCAGTTCTTTCAGCCTCTCTACGCTGGCTCCGGTGTTTCTGTTCGGCGCGATGTGGGGGATTGGCAATATCAACTATGGTCTGACCATGCGCTATCTCGGTATGTCGATGGGGATCGGCATTGCAATTGGGATTACGTTGATTGTCGGCACGCTGATGACCCCAATTATCAACGGCAACTTTGATGTGCTGATCAATACTTCCGGCGGACGCATGACGCTGCTTGGCGTACTGGTCGCGCTGATTGGCGTCGGTATTGTGACTCGGGCCGGTCAGTTAAAAGAACGCAAAATGGGCATCAAAGCGGAAGAGTTCAACCTGAAAAAAGGGCTGGTTCTGGCGGTCATGTGCGGCATTTTCTCCGCCGGGATGTCATTTGCGATGAACGCCGCTAAACCAATGCACGATGCCGCCGCCGCGCTGGGTGTCGATCCATTGTATGTCGCCCTGCCCAGCTACGTGGTTATCATGGGCGGCGGCGCGTTAGTCAACCTGGGCTTTTGCTTCATTCGTCTGGCAAAAGTGAAAAACTTGTCGATAAAAGCCGACTTCTCGTTAGCCAAGCCACTGATTATCACCAACGTGCTGCTGTCTGCGCTTGGTGGCCTGATGTGGTATTTGCAATTCTTCTTCTACGCCTGGGGCCACGCGCGTATTCCGGCTCAATATGATTATGTAAGCTGGATGCTGCACATGAGCTTCTATGTTCTGTGCGGCGGGATTGTCGGGCTGGTGCTGAAAGAGTGGAAAAACGCGGGTCGCCGTCCGGTAAGTGTGCTAAGCCTTG
This window of the Citrobacter freundii ATCC 8090 = MTCC 1658 = NBRC 12681 genome carries:
- the sodA gene encoding superoxide dismutase [Mn], which produces MSYTLPSLPYAYDALEPHFDKQTMEIHHTKHHQAYVNNANAALESLPEFASLSAEELITKLDQLPADKKTVLRNNAGGHANHSLFWKGLKTGTTLQGDLKAAIERDFGSVDNFKAEFEKAAATRFGSGWAWLVLKGDKLAVVSTANQDSPLMGEAISGASGFPIVGLDVWEHAYYLKFQNRRPDYIKEFWNVVNWDEAAARFAAKK
- a CDS encoding dihydrodipicolinate synthase family protein produces the protein MTDQSQFAGVWCPSITPMDNDGKIDLNGLSQHLKRLTEAKIDVILLMGSIGEFASFTLEERLLLIREARAMSSLKMVANVSSTCQNDVLLMAQEAYRSGYDAVMILPPYYYGQTAKQLLSYFRQLGQKLSGKWFAYNFPARTGCDLTPELVASLAAEFPNFAGIKDTVDCQSHTRSMIQTTRAVRKDFAVLSGYDEYYIPNLLAGGAGIISGLNNVMPELFVSAREAFKQGDLAALRDIQDQIGTYMSIYAIGEDFVTTIKTVVSRKFGYCSGVSRNAGGELNESECRTIDEVFVVKG
- the yiiM gene encoding 6-hydroxyaminopurine reductase produces the protein MRYPVDVFTGKVRDYTGSRPSAIAKVQIDGELMLTELGLTGDEQAEAKIHGGPDRALCHYPREHYQHWRQAFPEQAELFVAPAFGENLSTEGLTEENVYIGDIFQWGEALIQVTQPRSPCFKLNFHFGISDMACQMQDAGKTGWLCSVVAAGLVSADAPLILASRVSDVSVREAIAIAWHMPFDDSQYHRLLSAAGLSKSWTRTMQKRRLSGKIEDNSRRLWGK
- the kdgT gene encoding 2-keto-3-deoxygluconate transporter codes for the protein MQIKRTIEKIPGGMMLVPLFLGALCHTFSPGAGKYFGSFTNGMITGTVPILAVWFFCMGASIKLSATGTVLRKSGTLVITKILVAWVVAAIASRILPEHGVEVGFFAGLSTLALVAAMDMTNGGLYASIMQQYGTKEEAGAFVLMSLESGPLMTMVILGTAGIASFEPHVFVGAVLPFLIGFALGNLDPELREFFSKAVQTLIPFFAFALGNTIDLSVIAQTGVLGILLGVAVIIITGIPLIIADKLIGGGDGTAGIAASSSAGAAVATPVLIAEMVPAFKPMAPAATSLVATSVIVTSILVPIITSIWSKRAKARAAEIDLRGTVK
- the rhaT gene encoding L-rhamnose/proton symporter RhaT — protein: MSNAITMGIFWHLIGAASAACFYAPFKQVKHWSWETMWSVGGIVSWLILPWTISAMLLPNFWAYFSSFSLSTLAPVFLFGAMWGIGNINYGLTMRYLGMSMGIGIAIGITLIVGTLMTPIINGNFDVLINTSGGRMTLLGVLVALIGVGIVTRAGQLKERKMGIKAEEFNLKKGLVLAVMCGIFSAGMSFAMNAAKPMHDAAAALGVDPLYVALPSYVVIMGGGALVNLGFCFIRLAKVKNLSIKADFSLAKPLIITNVLLSALGGLMWYLQFFFYAWGHARIPAQYDYVSWMLHMSFYVLCGGIVGLVLKEWKNAGRRPVSVLSLGCVVIIVAANIVGLGMAS